The genomic region ACCTAAAACCAGTTTTTCACTTTCTGAAAATAGGAGAAGCGAGAATGCAGATTGATCTTCAGGCACGCAGTTTTTCCTTGACCAAAGCCTTACGTGAACACACCAAGCGGCGACTGGGTTTTGCGTTCGGTTCACGAGACGCTGACATCCAGCGTGTTGCAGTACGCCTGTCCGACATCAACGGGCCGCGTGGCGGCGTGGACAATCAATGTCGCATCCAGGTCGTGCTGCCAGGCCTGCCCGACGTGGTCATCGAAGACATCGACATGGATATGTATGCAGCGATCGACCGTGCGGCCGATCGCGCCAGCTGCGCAGTGTCACGAAAGCTGGCACGTCAACGCGACAGGGAACGAGCAGCTCCATTTGCCCTCAACCTCCTCCCCGACGAAGCCACTGTATCAAGCTGACGCACCCAACAGGACACACAGCATGAACACTTATCAAATGAATTCCACGGCGGCCACCCAGGCCTCTACCCTGTCCTCCAACAAGGTCATTCGCAACACTTATACACTGCTGTCCATGACACTACTGTTCAGCGCATCGACCGCCGGTGTATCGATGAGCCTGAACCTGCCCCATCCGGGTCTACTGGTTACACTCGCTGGCTATTTCGGCCTGCTGTTTGCCACAACGAAGTTCCGCAACAGTTCGCTGGGGATTGGCTTCGTCTTCGCGTTGACAGGCTTTATGGGCTACACCCTGGGTCCGATACTGAATGCCTACCTTGCGCTGCCCAACGGAGGCCAGACGGTGATGACAGCCATGGGCACCACCGGCATGATCTTCCTTGGCCTTTCCGTCTACGCACTGACCAGCCGCAAGGACTTCAGCTTCATGGGCGGCTTCCTCATGGTGGGCATCCTGGTGGCTTTCCTGGCCGGTCTTGGCGCCGTGTTCTTCGAGATGCCCGGCCTGTCACTGGCCGTCTCCGCCA from Gammaproteobacteria bacterium (ex Lamellibrachia satsuma) harbors:
- a CDS encoding HPF/RaiA family ribosome-associated protein: MQIDLQARSFSLTKALREHTKRRLGFAFGSRDADIQRVAVRLSDINGPRGGVDNQCRIQVVLPGLPDVVIEDIDMDMYAAIDRAADRASCAVSRKLARQRDRERAAPFALNLLPDEATVSS
- a CDS encoding Bax inhibitor-1/YccA family protein; amino-acid sequence: MNSTAATQASTLSSNKVIRNTYTLLSMTLLFSASTAGVSMSLNLPHPGLLVTLAGYFGLLFATTKFRNSSLGIGFVFALTGFMGYTLGPILNAYLALPNGGQTVMTAMGTTGMIFLGLSVYALTSRKDFSFMGGFLMVGILVAFLAGLGAVFFEMPGLSLAVSAMFVLLMSGLILYETSNIIHGGETNYIMATVTLFVSIFNLFTSLSHLLGFMNSDE